One window of the Enterobacter huaxiensis genome contains the following:
- the gltX gene encoding glutamate--tRNA ligase, whose protein sequence is MKIKTRFAPSPTGYLHVGGARTALYSWLFARHNKGEFVLRIEDTDLERSTPEAIEAIMDGMNWLNLEWDEGPYFQTKRFDRYNAVIDEMLVAGTAYKCYCSKERLDALREEQMANGEKPRYDGRCRHDHSEHAADEPCVVRFANPQDGSVIFDDQIRGPIEFSNQELDDLIIRRTDGSPTYNFCVVVDDWDMEITHVIRGEDHINNTPRQINILKALNAPVPVYAHVSMINGDDGKKLSKRHGAVSVMQYRDDGYLPEALLNYLVRLGWAHGDQEIFSREEMIDLFALSSVSKSASAFNTDKLLWLNHHYINTMQPEYVATYLQWHIEQANIDTRTGPELAELVKLLGERCKTLKEIAENCRYFYEEFDEFDADAAKKHLRPVARQPLEVVRDKLAALTDWTAENVHHAIQATADELEVGMGKVGMPLRVAVTGAGQSPGLDVTVHAIGKSRSVARINKALDFIAARESQQ, encoded by the coding sequence ATGAAAATCAAAACTCGCTTCGCGCCGAGCCCGACAGGCTATTTGCACGTCGGTGGTGCACGTACTGCTCTCTATTCCTGGCTTTTTGCACGCCACAACAAAGGTGAGTTCGTGCTGCGTATTGAAGACACCGATCTTGAGCGCTCCACGCCGGAAGCAATCGAAGCCATTATGGATGGTATGAACTGGCTGAACCTGGAGTGGGACGAAGGCCCGTACTTCCAGACTAAACGTTTTGACCGCTATAACGCCGTGATCGATGAAATGCTGGTCGCGGGTACGGCCTATAAATGCTATTGCTCTAAAGAGCGTCTGGATGCGCTGCGCGAAGAGCAGATGGCAAACGGTGAAAAGCCGCGTTACGACGGCCGTTGCCGCCATGACCACAGCGAGCACGCCGCCGATGAACCTTGCGTTGTCCGTTTTGCTAACCCGCAGGATGGCTCTGTTATCTTCGACGACCAGATCCGCGGCCCGATCGAATTCAGCAACCAGGAGCTGGACGATCTGATCATCCGCCGTACCGACGGTTCCCCAACCTATAACTTCTGCGTTGTGGTTGACGACTGGGATATGGAAATCACTCACGTTATTCGTGGTGAAGACCATATCAACAACACCCCGCGTCAAATCAACATCCTGAAAGCGCTGAACGCGCCGGTGCCGGTCTATGCGCACGTTTCCATGATCAACGGTGATGACGGTAAAAAACTGTCTAAACGTCATGGCGCGGTGAGCGTTATGCAGTACCGTGACGACGGCTACCTGCCGGAAGCGCTGCTGAACTATCTGGTGCGTCTGGGCTGGGCCCACGGTGACCAGGAGATCTTCAGCCGCGAAGAGATGATCGACCTGTTCGCGCTCAGCTCTGTGAGCAAATCAGCCAGCGCGTTCAATACCGACAAACTGCTGTGGTTGAACCATCACTACATCAACACCATGCAGCCGGAGTATGTGGCGACCTACCTGCAGTGGCATATCGAGCAGGCAAACATTGATACTCGTACCGGACCTGAGCTGGCGGAACTGGTAAAACTGCTCGGCGAGCGTTGCAAAACGCTGAAAGAGATCGCTGAAAATTGCCGCTACTTCTATGAAGAGTTTGACGAATTCGACGCTGACGCAGCCAAAAAACACCTGCGTCCGGTTGCGCGCCAGCCGCTGGAAGTGGTGCGTGACAAGCTTGCAGCTCTGACCGACTGGACCGCAGAGAACGTGCATCATGCGATTCAGGCGACAGCCGATGAGCTGGAAGTCGGCATGGGCAAAGTGGGTATGCCGCTGCGCGTCGCGGTTACCGGTGCCGGCCAGTCCCCGGGGCTGGATGTTACCGTTCATGCTATCGGTAAATCACGTAGCGTGGCGCGTATCAACAAGGCGCTGGATTTTATTGCCGCGCGTGAAAGCCAGCAATAA
- a CDS encoding bile acid:sodium symporter family protein yields the protein MKLFRILDPFTLTLIVTVLLASFFPARGGFVPFFEGLTTAAIALLFFMHGAKLSREAIIAGGGHWRLHLWVMCSTFILFPILGVLFAWWAPVNVDPALYTGFLYLCILPATVQSAIAFTSLAGGNVAAAVCSASASSLLGIFVSPLLVGLLMNMHGAEGNLEQVGRICLQLLLPFVLGHLSRPWTGAFVAKHKKWISKTDQTSILLVVYSAFSEAVVNGIWHKVGAGSLLFIVVVSIVLLAIVIAVNVFVARRCGFNKADEITIVFCGSKKSLANGIPMANILFPTSVIGMMVLPLMIFHQIQLMVCAVLARRYKAQTEKLAQEEARAAKA from the coding sequence ATGAAACTCTTCCGTATCCTCGATCCGTTTACGCTTACCCTTATTGTTACCGTTTTACTGGCCTCCTTTTTCCCCGCGCGCGGTGGTTTTGTTCCGTTCTTTGAAGGGCTGACTACGGCGGCCATCGCCCTGCTGTTCTTTATGCACGGGGCCAAACTCTCCCGTGAGGCAATTATTGCGGGGGGCGGTCACTGGCGTCTGCATCTCTGGGTAATGTGCAGCACCTTCATTCTGTTCCCGATACTCGGCGTGCTGTTTGCCTGGTGGGCACCGGTCAACGTCGACCCGGCGCTGTATACCGGCTTCCTCTATCTGTGCATTCTGCCAGCCACCGTTCAGTCTGCGATTGCCTTTACCTCGCTGGCGGGCGGTAACGTTGCCGCCGCCGTCTGTTCGGCTTCAGCCTCCAGCCTGCTGGGGATATTTGTTTCGCCGCTGCTGGTTGGCCTGCTGATGAACATGCACGGTGCAGAAGGCAATCTTGAGCAGGTCGGTCGCATCTGTCTGCAGCTGCTGCTGCCGTTTGTCCTTGGGCACCTGTCCAGACCATGGACCGGCGCATTCGTGGCGAAGCACAAGAAGTGGATCTCGAAAACCGACCAGACGTCCATTTTGCTGGTGGTCTATTCCGCCTTCAGCGAAGCGGTAGTGAATGGGATCTGGCACAAGGTGGGCGCAGGCTCGCTGCTGTTTATCGTGGTGGTCAGCATTGTCCTGCTGGCGATTGTGATTGCGGTGAACGTGTTTGTGGCCCGCAGGTGCGGTTTCAATAAAGCGGATGAGATAACCATTGTCTTCTGCGGGTCGAAAAAGAGCCTGGCGAACGGCATACCAATGGCCAACATATTGTTCCCGACTTCAGTGATTGGGATGATGGTGCTGCCGCTGATGATATTCCATCAAATCCAGCTGATGGTCTGCGCCGTGCTGGCGCGTCGTTACAAGGCCCAGACGGAGAAGCTGGCGCAGGAAGAAGCCCGCGCCGCGAAGGCTTAA
- the ligA gene encoding NAD-dependent DNA ligase LigA yields MDSIEQQLTELRTTLRHHEYLYHVMDAPEVPDAEYDRLMRELRELEAQHPELVTPDSPTQRVGAEPLGAFSQVRHEVPMLSLDNVFDEESFLAFNKRVQDRLKSSDSLSWCCELKLDGLAVSILYENGVLVRAATRGDGTTGEDITTNVRTIRAIPLKLRGENIPARLEVRGEVFLPQAGFEKINEEARRTGGKVFANPRNAAAGSLRQLDPRITAKRPLTFFCYGVGILEGGELPDTHLGRLLQFKEWGLPVSNRVRLCDSPEDVLAFYHKVEEDRPTLGFDIDGVVIKVNSLALQEQLGFVARAPRWAVAFKFPAQEQKTFVRDVEFQVGRTGAITPVARLEPVQVAGVLVSNATLHNADEIERLGLRIGDKVVIRRAGDVIPQVVNVVESERPEETRAIEFPTHCPVCGSDVERVEGEAVTRCTGGLICGAQRKEALKHFVSRRAMDVDGMGDKIIDQLVEKEYVHTPADLFRLTAGKLTGLDRMGPKSAQNVVNALEAAKETTFARFLYALGIREVGEATAAGLAAYFGTLDALEKASIEDLQKVPDVGIVVATHVFNFFAEESNREVIGKLLEEGIKWPAPVVVNAEEIDSPFAGKTVVLTGSLSQLSRDDAKARLVALGAKVASSVSKKTDLVIAGEAAGSKLAKAQELGIDVIDEAEMLRLLGE; encoded by the coding sequence ATGGACTCAATCGAACAACAACTCACTGAACTGCGAACCACGCTTCGCCATCATGAATATCTCTATCATGTTATGGACGCCCCGGAAGTACCGGATGCGGAGTATGACCGCCTGATGCGCGAGCTGCGCGAATTAGAGGCGCAGCACCCGGAGTTGGTAACGCCTGATTCTCCAACCCAGCGCGTCGGTGCAGAGCCTTTGGGGGCCTTCAGCCAGGTGCGCCACGAAGTGCCGATGCTGTCGCTGGATAACGTTTTTGATGAAGAGAGTTTCCTCGCGTTCAACAAGCGCGTGCAGGATCGTCTGAAGAGCAGCGATAGCCTTAGCTGGTGCTGCGAGCTGAAGCTGGACGGTCTGGCGGTGAGCATCCTTTATGAAAACGGCGTGCTGGTGCGTGCCGCCACGCGCGGTGATGGCACCACGGGTGAAGACATTACCACCAACGTGCGGACCATCCGCGCTATCCCGCTCAAATTGCGCGGTGAGAACATTCCAGCGCGTCTGGAAGTGCGTGGTGAAGTGTTCCTGCCGCAGGCGGGCTTTGAAAAAATTAATGAAGAAGCGCGACGCACCGGCGGGAAAGTGTTTGCTAACCCGCGTAACGCGGCGGCAGGTTCATTGCGCCAGCTCGACCCGCGCATTACCGCGAAGCGACCGCTTACTTTCTTCTGCTACGGCGTTGGTATTCTGGAGGGCGGCGAGCTGCCTGATACGCACCTTGGGCGCCTGCTGCAGTTTAAAGAGTGGGGGTTACCGGTAAGCAACCGCGTGCGGCTTTGCGATTCCCCGGAGGATGTGCTGGCGTTCTACCACAAGGTTGAAGAAGACCGGCCTACACTCGGCTTCGATATCGACGGCGTGGTGATCAAGGTCAACTCCCTTGCCTTACAGGAACAGCTCGGCTTTGTGGCGCGCGCGCCGCGCTGGGCGGTGGCCTTTAAGTTCCCGGCGCAGGAGCAGAAGACCTTTGTTCGCGACGTGGAGTTCCAGGTTGGCCGTACCGGGGCCATTACCCCGGTTGCCCGCCTGGAGCCGGTTCAGGTCGCCGGGGTGCTGGTGAGCAACGCCACGCTGCACAATGCCGATGAAATTGAACGCCTAGGCCTGCGCATTGGTGACAAAGTGGTGATTCGCCGCGCGGGAGACGTGATCCCTCAGGTGGTGAACGTCGTTGAGTCAGAGCGGCCCGAAGAGACGCGCGCTATTGAATTCCCGACGCACTGCCCGGTTTGCGGTTCAGACGTTGAGCGCGTAGAAGGCGAGGCAGTGACGCGCTGTACGGGCGGGTTAATCTGCGGCGCGCAGCGTAAAGAAGCGCTGAAGCACTTTGTATCCCGTCGCGCGATGGACGTCGACGGCATGGGCGACAAGATTATCGACCAGCTGGTTGAGAAAGAGTATGTCCATACGCCTGCGGATCTGTTCAGGCTGACGGCGGGCAAGCTGACCGGGCTTGACCGTATGGGGCCGAAATCGGCGCAGAACGTGGTTAACGCCCTGGAAGCGGCGAAAGAAACTACCTTTGCCCGCTTCCTCTATGCGCTGGGGATCCGTGAAGTAGGTGAAGCCACGGCCGCCGGGCTGGCGGCGTACTTTGGCACGCTGGACGCGCTGGAGAAAGCCAGCATTGAAGACCTGCAGAAAGTGCCTGACGTCGGCATCGTGGTTGCCACGCACGTTTTTAACTTTTTTGCGGAAGAGAGCAACCGTGAGGTGATCGGTAAGCTGCTGGAAGAGGGCATCAAATGGCCCGCGCCGGTGGTGGTCAACGCCGAAGAGATTGACAGCCCGTTTGCCGGGAAAACGGTGGTGCTGACCGGTAGCCTGAGCCAGCTTTCCCGCGATGACGCGAAGGCGCGCCTGGTGGCATTAGGGGCAAAAGTAGCGAGCAGCGTGTCGAAGAAAACCGATCTGGTGATCGCCGGGGAAGCCGCCGGTTCGAAGCTGGCAAAAGCCCAGGAGCTGGGTATCGACGTTATCGACGAAGCGGAAATGCTGCGCCTGTTAGGAGAGTAA
- a CDS encoding LysR family transcriptional regulator has product MNYSLRQLRVFVTVAQVRSFSRAGERIGLSQSAVSHSVKELETQTGVKLLDRTTREVVLTEAGQQLATRLERLLDELNSTLRDVGRLGQQLSGTVRVAASQTISAHLIPQCIAESNQRYPDIDFVLHDRPQQWVLESIRQGDVDFGIVIDPGPVSDLECEVVLSEPFLLLCRDDDPLAMLPQVDWHALEGANLVLQDYASGSRPLIDAALIEMGVRATIVQEIGHPATLFPMVQAGIGISVLPALALPLPQGSRLTVKRFVPCIERQLMLVRRKNRSLSGAANACWEVVRMQAHRLMEARTRDPLFSAADNQI; this is encoded by the coding sequence ATGAATTATTCCCTACGTCAGCTTCGCGTATTTGTCACCGTCGCACAGGTCCGCAGCTTTAGCCGGGCAGGGGAGCGGATCGGCCTGAGCCAGTCCGCTGTGAGTCACAGCGTTAAGGAGCTCGAAACCCAAACGGGGGTAAAACTGCTCGACCGGACTACCCGCGAAGTGGTTCTTACCGAGGCGGGGCAGCAGCTGGCGACGCGTCTAGAGAGGCTTCTTGATGAGCTAAACAGCACGCTCAGGGACGTGGGGCGACTCGGGCAACAGCTTTCCGGTACCGTACGGGTGGCGGCGAGCCAGACGATCTCCGCGCATCTTATCCCGCAGTGCATTGCCGAGAGCAATCAACGCTACCCGGATATTGATTTTGTCCTGCATGACAGGCCCCAGCAGTGGGTGCTGGAGAGTATCCGTCAGGGGGATGTGGATTTTGGGATCGTTATCGATCCCGGTCCAGTGAGCGATCTTGAGTGCGAGGTTGTGCTTTCAGAGCCGTTTCTGCTGCTTTGTCGCGATGACGATCCGCTGGCAATGCTTCCGCAGGTGGACTGGCACGCTCTTGAGGGGGCAAACCTGGTGCTGCAGGACTACGCCTCAGGTAGCCGTCCGTTGATTGACGCAGCCCTGATCGAGATGGGGGTTCGGGCGACGATTGTGCAGGAGATTGGACACCCGGCGACGCTGTTTCCCATGGTTCAAGCGGGCATTGGTATCAGCGTGCTCCCGGCGCTGGCGTTACCTCTGCCGCAGGGAAGCCGCTTAACGGTGAAGCGTTTTGTTCCCTGTATTGAGCGCCAGCTGATGCTGGTTCGGCGTAAAAACCGCTCGCTTTCCGGGGCAGCAAATGCCTGCTGGGAGGTGGTGCGCATGCAGGCGCACCGGTTAATGGAGGCCCGCACGCGCGATCCGCTGTTTAGCGCGGCAGACAATCAGATATAA
- a CDS encoding DUF3820 family protein, translating into MEKEQLVEIANTEMPFGKYKGRRLIDLPEEYLLWFARKDEFPAGRLGELMAITLLIKTEGLTQLVQPLKRP; encoded by the coding sequence GTGGAAAAAGAACAGCTCGTTGAGATCGCCAATACGGAAATGCCGTTCGGTAAGTACAAGGGCCGCAGGCTGATTGATTTACCGGAGGAGTATCTGCTGTGGTTTGCCCGTAAGGATGAATTTCCGGCCGGGCGGCTGGGCGAGCTGATGGCCATCACGCTGCTGATTAAAACCGAGGGGCTGACCCAGCTGGTTCAGCCCCTTAAGCGGCCTTAA
- a CDS encoding YfeC-like transcriptional regulator produces the protein MIKERMTPEELALLTGYSRQTINKWVRKEGWITSPKPGVQGGKARLVHVNEKVREFIRSACRASETAEMPERACHDGSLHTLLLTLANEMTPEEQKQMTSLLLREGITGLLQRLGIRDQN, from the coding sequence ATGATCAAGGAACGAATGACGCCAGAAGAGCTCGCCCTGCTCACTGGCTATAGCCGACAGACCATCAATAAATGGGTACGTAAAGAAGGCTGGATTACGTCGCCAAAACCAGGGGTTCAGGGTGGTAAGGCGCGTCTGGTACATGTGAACGAGAAAGTGCGAGAGTTTATTCGTAGCGCGTGCCGGGCATCGGAGACGGCAGAAATGCCAGAACGTGCCTGCCATGACGGCTCACTGCATACTTTACTTCTGACGCTGGCCAACGAAATGACGCCGGAAGAGCAAAAGCAGATGACTTCGCTGTTACTGCGGGAAGGGATTACCGGATTATTGCAACGTTTAGGGATTCGCGATCAGAACTGA
- a CDS encoding FlxA-like family protein — protein MTTLKPVSMLAMEIGSADNSSGGNDIASRINQLTRQITKVTEQLKEVATGDGSPEEIQKQEELLQSQLAMLQAQLAQLQRQQAEEAMPVQGNAQAVQEGVNKPSADHQIDVYI, from the coding sequence ATGACGACCCTCAAACCGGTGTCGATGTTAGCAATGGAAATTGGCAGCGCTGATAACAGCTCTGGCGGCAATGACATCGCTTCCCGGATCAACCAGCTGACCAGACAGATAACCAAAGTCACCGAGCAGTTAAAAGAGGTGGCGACCGGCGATGGCTCGCCAGAAGAGATACAAAAGCAGGAGGAGCTACTCCAGTCACAGCTGGCGATGCTGCAGGCACAGCTGGCTCAGCTACAGCGCCAGCAGGCAGAAGAAGCCATGCCGGTGCAGGGAAACGCGCAGGCCGTGCAAGAAGGCGTCAACAAGCCGTCAGCCGATCATCAGATTGATGTTTATATCTGA
- a CDS encoding YfeC-like transcriptional regulator, producing MKRLRSKMTTEELADSLGVARQTVNRWIRQKGWKTEGINGVKGGRARVIHIDARVKEHIISLPAIRHRQAIYQVAETPSLYEVPASSTLLPQIIDSLENMTQVEQERLHILLKREGIQGFLTRLGIAE from the coding sequence ATGAAAAGATTACGCAGCAAAATGACCACGGAAGAGCTGGCTGACAGTCTGGGCGTCGCCAGGCAAACCGTAAATCGCTGGATACGCCAGAAGGGATGGAAAACGGAAGGTATCAACGGCGTTAAGGGCGGAAGAGCCCGGGTGATCCATATTGATGCACGCGTGAAGGAACATATTATTAGCCTTCCCGCCATTCGTCATCGACAGGCGATTTACCAGGTGGCAGAAACGCCCTCTCTCTATGAGGTACCGGCATCCTCTACCCTCCTCCCTCAGATAATCGACTCGCTGGAAAACATGACGCAGGTTGAGCAGGAGCGCCTTCACATCTTGCTGAAGCGCGAGGGTATACAAGGTTTTCTGACGCGTCTCGGCATTGCAGAATGA